A stretch of Gadus chalcogrammus isolate NIFS_2021 chromosome 9, NIFS_Gcha_1.0, whole genome shotgun sequence DNA encodes these proteins:
- the LOC130388700 gene encoding dispanin subfamily A member 2b-like: MIKAHCFLRWPTLLHKEEMLSARPSAPQLQEMQYNRDPDTVVTIVNPVEHPRDYVVWSICSFFHLNPFCLGLLALIFSFKARDMKVTGDLQRAREYGNCALGFNVAALIILILTILILVIVFGIIPFSRYLFNSY, from the exons ATGATAAAAGCACACTGCTTCTTGCGCTGGCCTACTTTACTTCATAAAGAGGAGATGCTGTCAGCACGTCCATCAGCCCCGCAACTACAAGAAATGCAATATAACAG GGACCCAGACACTGTTGTGACCATAGTCAACCCTGTGGAGCATCCCAGAGACTATGTGGTATGGTCCATCTGCAGCTTCTTCCACTTAAACCCCTTTTGCCTCGGACTGTTGGCGCTGATCTTCTCATTCAAG GCAAGAGACATGAAGGTGACTGGAGACCTGCAGAGAGCCAGGGAATACGGCAATtgtgctctgggcttcaacgtGGCCGCGCTGATCATTCTTATTTTGACTATCTTGATTCTTGTAATTGTTTTTGGAATTATACCCTTTTCCAGATACCTGTTTAATTCTTATTGA
- the LOC130388697 gene encoding interferon-induced transmembrane protein 5-like, producing MIKAHCFLRWPTLLHKEEILSARPSAPQLQEMQYNRDPDTVVTIVNPVEHPRDYVVWSICSFFHANPFCLGLLALIFSFKARDMKVMGDLQRAKGYSKWALGLNVAALISLVLIVLILVIVLIINAVADANSRYRNHY from the exons ATGATAAAAGCACACTGCTTCTTGCGCTGGCCTACTTTACTTCATAAAGAGGAGATACTGTCAGCACGTCCATCAGCCCCGCAACTACAAGAAATGCAATATAACAG GGACCCAGACACTGTTGTGACCATCGTCAACCCTGTGGAGCATCCCAGAGACTATGTGGTATGGTCCATCTGCAGCTTCTTCCACGCAAACCCCTTTTGCCTCGGACTGTTGGCGCTGATCTTCTCATTCAAG GCAAGGGACATGAAGGTGATGGGAGACCTGCAGAGAGCCAAGGGGTACAGCAAGTGGGCTCTGGGCCTCAACGTGGCCGCGCTGATCAGTCTTGTTTTGATTGTCTTGATTCTTGTAATTGTTTTGATAATTAATGCCGTTGCAGATGCCAATAGTCGCTATCGCAATCACTACTAG